From one Luteipulveratus mongoliensis genomic stretch:
- a CDS encoding sugar ABC transporter permease, whose product MSAISQPTAIVVPEVIEDREPPRSRGNNWWRYVLGVIALIWSLFPVIFLLSAALNKTGSLSTSELLPKSFSFDNFDTLFNDPSRPFSTWYKNSLFVAGGGALATVFIGACAAYAFSRLRFRGRRPGLLALLLLQLFPGLLAVVALYLTFSHIGDVLPGLGLNTTMGLLLAYLGGAMGSNIWLLKGYFDTIPRQLDEAALVDGASHARIFFTMTLRLVLPILVTVFMLAFVGLFGEFMLASIFLVDSDQQTLAVGLYGMSQGNEANRLFGQFAAGALLGSVPTVLLYLAFQKQLISGATTGSVK is encoded by the coding sequence ATGTCCGCGATCTCACAGCCCACCGCCATCGTCGTCCCCGAGGTGATCGAGGACCGAGAGCCGCCGCGATCGCGCGGAAACAACTGGTGGCGTTACGTTCTCGGCGTCATCGCGCTGATCTGGTCGCTGTTCCCGGTCATCTTCCTGCTGTCCGCAGCGCTCAACAAGACGGGCTCCCTGTCGACCAGCGAGCTGTTGCCGAAGTCGTTCTCCTTCGACAACTTCGACACGCTCTTCAACGACCCGTCCCGACCGTTCAGCACCTGGTACAAGAACTCGCTGTTCGTCGCCGGCGGGGGAGCGCTGGCGACCGTCTTCATCGGTGCCTGCGCGGCGTACGCGTTCTCTCGCCTACGTTTTCGCGGTCGCCGACCCGGGTTGCTGGCTCTGCTCCTGCTGCAGCTCTTCCCTGGTCTGCTGGCCGTCGTCGCGCTCTACCTGACGTTCTCGCACATCGGCGACGTGCTGCCCGGCCTCGGGCTCAACACCACGATGGGCCTGCTGCTCGCCTACCTCGGCGGCGCGATGGGCTCCAACATCTGGCTGCTGAAGGGCTACTTCGACACCATCCCGCGCCAGCTCGATGAGGCAGCGTTGGTCGACGGCGCCTCGCACGCGCGGATCTTCTTCACGATGACCCTGCGTCTGGTGCTGCCGATCCTCGTCACGGTCTTCATGCTGGCGTTCGTGGGGCTGTTCGGTGAGTTCATGCTGGCCAGCATCTTCCTGGTCGACAGCGATCAGCAGACGCTCGCGGTCGGCCTCTACGGGATGAGCCAGGGCAACGAGGCCAACCGGCTGTTCGGCCAGTTTGCGGCCGGTGCCCTGCTGGGCTCGGTCCCTACTGTGCTGCTCTACCTGGCCTTCCAGAAGCAGCTGATCAGCGGTGCGACGACAGGGTCGGTGAAGTGA
- a CDS encoding DUF4032 domain-containing protein → MALELTAARPYPALLDLPWHLPLEEWPEDLLAALPRGISRHVVRFVKVDGRVIAIKEIKADIARREYSMLRMLRKLNQPCVEPVGVVSSRTDPEGNPLDACLLTRHLQFSLPYRAMLSQTLRPDTADRLIDALAVLLVRLHLSGFWWGDVSLSNTLFRRDAGEFAAYLVDAETGELHDTLSNGQREHDLDIARVNIAGELMDLQAGGFIEEGFDPVEVSERIMTRYRDLWEELTKSERFEQGDRWRVEERIRRLNELGFDVGELDISTDIDGAQIQIQPKVVDAGHHSRRLLRLTGLDVGENQARRLLNDLDAYRASQDRQNDDEEMVAYDWLTKIYEPITRTVPATLRAKLEPAEIFHEVLEHRWYMSEQAGTDVTIEQAIRDYVDNVLPTKPDEKAIVGVDTESVPVRARTD, encoded by the coding sequence GTGGCTCTGGAACTCACCGCGGCACGCCCGTACCCGGCCTTGCTGGACCTGCCCTGGCACCTGCCTCTCGAGGAGTGGCCCGAGGATCTGCTCGCGGCACTACCCCGCGGCATCTCGCGGCACGTCGTCCGGTTCGTCAAGGTCGACGGCCGGGTCATCGCCATCAAGGAGATCAAGGCCGATATCGCGCGCCGCGAGTACTCCATGCTGCGGATGCTCCGAAAGCTCAACCAGCCCTGCGTCGAGCCGGTCGGCGTCGTCAGCTCACGCACCGATCCCGAAGGCAACCCGCTGGATGCCTGCCTGCTCACCCGGCACCTGCAGTTCTCGCTCCCCTACCGGGCGATGCTCAGCCAGACCCTGCGCCCGGACACCGCCGACCGGCTGATCGACGCCCTCGCGGTCCTGCTCGTACGCCTCCACCTGAGCGGCTTCTGGTGGGGCGATGTGTCCCTGTCCAACACGCTGTTCCGCCGGGACGCAGGCGAGTTCGCGGCCTACCTCGTCGACGCTGAAACCGGCGAGCTGCACGACACCCTCAGCAACGGTCAGCGAGAGCACGACCTCGACATCGCCCGGGTCAACATCGCCGGCGAGCTGATGGATCTGCAGGCGGGCGGCTTCATCGAGGAGGGTTTTGATCCCGTCGAGGTGTCGGAGCGGATCATGACCCGCTACCGCGACCTGTGGGAGGAGCTCACCAAGTCGGAGCGCTTCGAGCAGGGCGACCGGTGGCGTGTCGAGGAGCGCATCCGTCGCCTCAACGAGCTCGGCTTCGACGTCGGTGAGCTGGACATCTCCACGGACATCGATGGCGCGCAGATCCAGATCCAGCCGAAAGTCGTTGATGCTGGCCATCATTCGCGCCGCCTGCTGCGACTGACCGGTCTCGACGTCGGTGAGAACCAGGCTCGCCGTCTCCTCAACGACCTCGACGCCTACCGCGCCTCGCAGGACCGTCAGAACGACGACGAGGAGATGGTCGCGTACGACTGGCTGACCAAGATCTACGAACCCATCACGCGTACGGTGCCGGCCACCCTGCGTGCCAAGCTCGAGCCGGCGGAGATCTTCCATGAGGTGCTCGAACACCGCTGGTACATGTCCGAACAGGCCGGCACGGACGTCACCATCGAGCAGGCCATCCGCGACTACGTCGACAACGTGCTGCCGACCAAGCCGGACGAGAAGGCCATCGTCGGCGTCGACACCGAGTCGGTCCCCGTGCGAGCGCGCACCGACTGA
- a CDS encoding TIGR03560 family F420-dependent LLM class oxidoreductase translates to MRFSIWPSSAHSWDAWLRMTSAAEASGWDGVWVADHFMRNTDDAAGDMQECFSLLAGLAAAVPRLQLGSLVAGNTYRHPAVLANQARTIDHISNGRLTLGMGAGWQRNEHEAYGIDLPPTPELLARFEEACQVVRGLRDEDWVTFDGEYYQLAGARLDPKPVGALPLLIGAAGEKVMPRIVAQYADQWNTWGTPERFAHKSAIMTRACEVAGRDPATLGRSTQALLVLDGDGPDVTAPVIAGGVQGIVDAVGAFSEAGLDELIVPDFHLESVEESMHLWDTVIGEVAPHFRD, encoded by the coding sequence ATGCGCTTCTCGATCTGGCCCTCGTCCGCGCACTCGTGGGATGCGTGGCTTCGGATGACGTCTGCCGCGGAGGCCTCGGGTTGGGACGGCGTATGGGTGGCGGACCACTTCATGCGCAACACCGACGACGCTGCCGGAGACATGCAGGAGTGCTTCAGTCTGCTGGCTGGGCTGGCGGCGGCGGTCCCACGTCTGCAGCTCGGGTCCCTGGTCGCCGGCAACACCTACCGACACCCGGCCGTGCTGGCCAACCAAGCCCGCACGATCGATCACATCAGCAACGGCCGGCTGACTCTCGGGATGGGAGCCGGCTGGCAGCGGAACGAGCACGAGGCGTACGGGATCGACCTTCCGCCCACGCCCGAGCTGCTCGCACGTTTCGAGGAGGCGTGCCAGGTCGTCCGCGGGCTGCGTGATGAGGACTGGGTCACCTTCGACGGCGAGTACTACCAGCTGGCCGGAGCGCGCCTTGACCCCAAGCCGGTTGGTGCGCTGCCGCTGCTGATCGGTGCGGCAGGCGAGAAGGTGATGCCTCGGATCGTGGCGCAGTACGCCGACCAGTGGAACACGTGGGGCACGCCGGAGAGGTTCGCGCACAAGAGCGCCATCATGACCAGAGCGTGCGAGGTCGCTGGACGTGACCCCGCCACGTTGGGCCGCTCGACCCAGGCGCTGCTGGTCCTGGACGGTGACGGCCCCGATGTGACTGCACCCGTCATCGCCGGTGGTGTGCAGGGGATCGTCGATGCCGTCGGCGCGTTCTCGGAGGCTGGGCTGGACGAGCTCATCGTTCCGGACTTCCATCTGGAGTCCGTCGAGGAGTCAATGCACTTGTGGGACACCGTGATTGGCGAGGTCGCGCCGCACTTTCGCGACTAG
- the rlmB gene encoding 23S rRNA (guanosine(2251)-2'-O)-methyltransferase RlmB, translating to MAGNSKRRGAVRKAGSKKGMVVGSGGQRRRGLEGKGPTPRAVERPNHKAYKDSKRADKAGGSGQSGSSGGGGSRQGRTSGGKRNRQASEVIAGRNSVVEALRADIPAATLYVAGRIDSDDRVREALKIAADRAIPILETPRGELDRLTDGAVHQGLGLQVPPYEYAHPTDLMNPEAPGAPLVVALDGITDPRNLGAIIRSVAAFGGHGVIVPERRSVGMTASAWKTSAGAAARIPVALAGNLTRTLEEFRKAGFFVLGLDMDGDVSLPEITLADEPLVIVVGSEGKGLSRLVGETCDQIVSVPMSSAVESLNAGIAASVTLYEISRQRAGR from the coding sequence ATGGCTGGCAACTCGAAGCGCCGAGGCGCCGTTCGCAAGGCAGGATCCAAGAAGGGCATGGTCGTCGGCAGCGGCGGTCAGCGTCGACGCGGGCTCGAGGGCAAGGGTCCGACGCCTCGTGCTGTTGAGCGCCCGAACCACAAGGCATACAAAGATTCCAAGCGCGCTGACAAGGCCGGTGGATCCGGCCAGTCCGGCTCCTCGGGAGGCGGTGGCAGCCGTCAGGGCAGGACCTCCGGTGGCAAGCGCAACCGGCAGGCGTCCGAGGTCATCGCCGGGCGCAACTCCGTCGTGGAGGCTCTGCGCGCGGACATTCCGGCGGCGACGCTCTATGTCGCCGGGCGCATCGACTCCGACGACCGGGTCCGCGAAGCGCTGAAGATCGCGGCCGACCGGGCCATCCCGATCCTGGAGACGCCGCGTGGCGAGCTGGACCGGCTGACCGATGGCGCGGTCCACCAAGGTCTCGGGCTGCAGGTGCCGCCGTACGAATACGCCCACCCCACTGACCTGATGAATCCCGAGGCACCTGGTGCGCCGCTGGTCGTCGCGCTCGACGGCATCACCGACCCGCGCAACCTCGGTGCGATCATCCGCTCGGTCGCGGCGTTCGGTGGGCACGGCGTGATCGTGCCTGAGCGTCGCTCGGTGGGCATGACCGCTTCGGCCTGGAAGACGTCGGCCGGTGCTGCTGCGCGCATCCCAGTTGCGTTGGCGGGCAACCTGACTCGCACGCTGGAGGAGTTCCGCAAGGCGGGCTTCTTCGTGCTGGGGCTCGACATGGACGGCGATGTCTCCCTGCCCGAGATCACGCTGGCAGACGAGCCGCTGGTCATCGTGGTCGGCTCGGAGGGCAAGGGCTTGTCGCGGCTTGTCGGCGAGACATGCGACCAGATCGTGTCGGTGCCGATGAGCTCGGCCGTCGAGTCGCTCAACGCCGGTATCGCGGCGTCCGTCACGCTGTACGAGATCTCTCGCCAGCGCGCCGGTCGCTGA
- a CDS encoding ABC transporter ATP-binding protein, giving the protein MATVTYDQATRVYPGSDTPAVDALNIDIEDGEFLVLVGPSGCGKSTSLRMLAGLEEVNGGRILIGERDVTDLSPKDRDVAMVFQNYALYPHMSVADNMGFALKIAGTPKAEIKSRVLEAAKILDLEPYLDRKPKALSGGQRQRVAMGRAIVRSPQVFLMDEPLSNLDAKLRVQTRTQIASLQRRLGVTTVYVTHDQTEAMTMGDRVAVLKDGLLQQCDTPRRMYDHPDNVFVAGFIGSPAMNLLNAPVTDGGVKLGSVVHPVEREALTGAGQRVTLGVRPEDLEPNSEGKGIAVEVDVVEELGADAYVYGHTTVDDEVLQMIARVDGRTPPEKGATVHFTPKEGHVHLFDPESGERLGD; this is encoded by the coding sequence ATGGCAACAGTCACGTATGACCAGGCAACCCGGGTCTACCCCGGTTCTGATACCCCCGCGGTCGATGCTCTGAACATCGACATCGAGGACGGCGAGTTCCTCGTCCTCGTCGGCCCCTCCGGTTGCGGCAAGTCCACCTCCCTGCGCATGCTCGCGGGCCTCGAAGAGGTCAACGGCGGTCGCATCCTGATCGGCGAGCGCGACGTCACCGACCTGTCCCCCAAGGACCGCGACGTGGCGATGGTGTTCCAGAACTACGCGCTCTACCCCCACATGTCGGTCGCCGACAACATGGGCTTTGCGCTCAAGATCGCCGGCACGCCCAAGGCCGAGATCAAGTCGCGCGTCCTCGAGGCCGCCAAGATCCTGGACCTCGAGCCCTACCTCGACCGCAAGCCGAAGGCCCTCTCCGGTGGTCAGCGTCAGCGTGTGGCGATGGGACGAGCGATCGTCCGCTCGCCGCAGGTCTTCCTCATGGACGAGCCGCTGTCCAACCTCGACGCCAAGCTGCGTGTGCAGACGCGCACCCAGATCGCTTCTCTCCAAAGGCGATTGGGCGTCACCACGGTCTACGTCACGCACGACCAGACGGAGGCCATGACGATGGGCGACCGGGTCGCCGTGCTCAAGGACGGGCTGCTGCAGCAGTGCGACACCCCGCGCCGGATGTACGACCACCCGGACAACGTCTTCGTCGCCGGCTTCATCGGCTCCCCCGCGATGAACCTCCTCAATGCCCCGGTCACCGACGGCGGAGTCAAGCTCGGCTCGGTCGTCCACCCCGTCGAGCGTGAGGCCCTCACCGGCGCCGGTCAGCGCGTGACGCTCGGTGTCCGGCCCGAGGACCTGGAGCCGAACTCCGAGGGCAAGGGCATCGCCGTCGAGGTCGACGTCGTCGAAGAGCTCGGCGCGGACGCCTACGTCTACGGCCACACCACGGTCGACGACGAGGTGCTGCAGATGATCGCTCGCGTCGACGGGCGTACACCTCCCGAGAAGGGCGCGACCGTGCACTTCACGCCCAAGGAGGGCCACGTCCACCTGTTCGACCCCGAGTCCGGCGAGCGCCTCGGCGACTGA
- a CDS encoding glycoside hydrolase family 13 protein: MTGDLLSRPHHDGSALYVSTQAPTPGESVRVRVRVPHEADVREVHVRQVTDGEPEFRALHEISRSDSEAWWEGEVVCHNPVTSYRFILEGGPGGYQWLNGTGLHERDLPDAADFRLVTYQAPPEWSLDSVVYQVFPDRFARAAGRPPIADSAPDWALPADWDDAVSTEPDTVARQLYGGDLDGIGEHLDHLERLGVTTLYLTPFFPARSNHRYDAETFDAVDPVLGGGEAFRRLIAEAHRRGLTVLGDLTTNHTGDSHEWFVAAQADSQSPEHDFYLYDESGDYVSWYGVKSLPKLNHDSEGLRERMFDTPQAGVQKWLAGPDGLDGWRVDVANMTGRWQAQDVNHRVARHLRDVVVDTKPDALLVAEHCHDHSQDAMGDGWHGVMNYSGFTKPLWTWLRGKDFAPRFLGSPLRVPRLGGGAVAAMMNEFGAIVPWRSRMHSFTLVGSHDTTRVRTLVGDDAAQVVVAAGLLLTMPGIPMITYGDEIGMEGVWGEDGRRPMPWDESRWDADLFEAYQQLIRARRDLEPLRHGGLRWVHTSDNSLVYLRETEGETVMVHCARAADEVQVPATHLAGVESARVVVGNALQHNGSHVTMSAEGPAVSIWVWSHEG, translated from the coding sequence GTGACTGGGGACCTGCTGAGCCGTCCACACCACGACGGCTCAGCCCTCTACGTCTCGACGCAGGCTCCGACGCCGGGCGAGAGCGTACGAGTTCGGGTGCGGGTGCCGCACGAGGCCGACGTACGCGAGGTGCACGTTCGCCAGGTCACCGACGGCGAGCCGGAGTTCCGTGCGCTGCACGAGATCTCCCGGAGCGACTCAGAGGCCTGGTGGGAGGGTGAGGTCGTCTGCCACAACCCGGTGACGTCGTACCGCTTCATCCTCGAGGGCGGGCCGGGCGGCTACCAGTGGCTCAACGGCACCGGTCTCCATGAGCGTGACCTCCCGGACGCTGCGGACTTCCGGCTGGTCACCTATCAGGCGCCGCCCGAGTGGTCACTGGATTCTGTTGTCTACCAAGTGTTCCCGGACCGGTTCGCACGAGCAGCGGGCCGTCCGCCGATCGCGGACTCCGCGCCCGACTGGGCTCTCCCCGCCGACTGGGACGACGCGGTCTCGACCGAGCCGGACACGGTGGCGCGACAGCTCTACGGCGGCGACCTCGACGGGATCGGCGAGCACCTCGACCACCTGGAGCGGCTGGGCGTCACCACGCTCTACCTGACGCCGTTCTTCCCGGCTCGGTCCAACCATCGCTACGACGCCGAGACGTTCGACGCCGTCGACCCGGTGCTCGGTGGGGGCGAGGCGTTCCGCCGACTCATCGCTGAAGCACATCGTCGCGGGCTCACCGTGCTGGGCGATCTGACCACCAATCACACGGGCGACTCGCACGAGTGGTTCGTTGCGGCACAAGCGGATTCGCAGTCGCCGGAGCACGACTTCTACCTCTACGACGAGTCCGGTGACTACGTCTCCTGGTACGGCGTGAAGTCGCTGCCCAAGCTCAACCACGACAGCGAGGGCCTGCGCGAGCGGATGTTCGACACTCCGCAAGCTGGCGTCCAGAAGTGGTTGGCCGGACCCGACGGTCTCGACGGGTGGCGGGTCGACGTCGCCAACATGACCGGCCGCTGGCAGGCGCAGGACGTCAACCATCGCGTCGCCCGCCACCTGCGCGACGTCGTCGTCGACACCAAACCCGATGCGCTCCTGGTCGCAGAGCACTGCCATGACCACAGCCAGGACGCGATGGGCGACGGTTGGCACGGCGTTATGAACTACTCCGGATTCACGAAGCCGCTGTGGACCTGGTTGCGGGGCAAGGACTTTGCGCCTCGCTTCCTCGGATCGCCGTTGCGCGTGCCACGTCTCGGCGGTGGAGCCGTTGCCGCGATGATGAACGAGTTCGGAGCGATCGTCCCGTGGCGTTCTCGGATGCACAGCTTCACGTTGGTCGGCTCGCACGACACGACCCGGGTTCGGACGCTGGTGGGTGATGACGCGGCGCAGGTCGTCGTCGCAGCCGGCCTCCTGCTGACGATGCCGGGCATCCCGATGATCACCTACGGCGACGAGATCGGCATGGAGGGCGTCTGGGGCGAGGACGGTCGCCGACCCATGCCGTGGGACGAGTCGCGTTGGGACGCAGACCTTTTCGAGGCGTACCAACAGCTCATCCGAGCCAGGCGAGATCTCGAGCCGTTGCGGCACGGCGGCCTCCGCTGGGTGCACACGAGTGACAACTCGCTGGTCTACCTCCGCGAGACGGAGGGGGAGACCGTGATGGTGCACTGCGCTCGGGCAGCGGACGAGGTGCAGGTTCCGGCGACTCATCTGGCAGGCGTTGAGAGTGCACGTGTCGTCGTCGGAAATGCCCTGCAGCACAATGGTTCTCACGTGACGATGTCGGCGGAGGGGCCGGCAGTGTCGATCTGGGTGTGGAGCCATGAGGGGTGA
- a CDS encoding sugar ABC transporter substrate-binding protein, with the protein MLKRPFAIAVGGSAALLLAGCGGSSDSGNSGTTPAAGTPTAATSSSGAGAPAAAPTTVSTKDPARDAKADLVIWSDADRAPVLSKYAAQFGQENGITVAVQIVTDARQQFKDATKVGKGPDVLVGAHDWLGELVQNGTVAPVNLAAADQAKFAPQAIAAAKYNGQLYGAPYAVENIGLIRNTALAPTAPKTLDDLLTTGKSLVASKKATNILAQQIGKKGDAYNAYPYLSAYGGGIFGTKANGDYDPAKVIVNSAATVKGGDALAKMGQAKALSTNIDDKNVDTLFGAKKTPYMISGPWAIDKIKKAGIKYAIDPLPSVVGGGAMKPFLGVQMFYVSAKAKNAAFAQEFVTKYVPREDVQVALFTAGNRPPALTAAYNKVAATNPDVKAWFEAGKEGKPMPNIPAMNSVWEPLGLATADVISGKAQPQARFDAAQKEIVANIAKG; encoded by the coding sequence GTGTTGAAGCGCCCCTTCGCCATCGCCGTCGGAGGATCGGCAGCTCTGCTGCTGGCCGGCTGCGGTGGCTCGTCCGACTCCGGCAACAGCGGCACCACGCCGGCCGCGGGCACCCCGACTGCTGCCACCTCTTCGAGCGGCGCCGGTGCCCCGGCCGCCGCTCCCACCACCGTTTCCACCAAGGATCCGGCTCGCGACGCGAAGGCCGACCTGGTCATCTGGTCCGACGCCGACCGGGCGCCCGTGCTGAGCAAGTACGCCGCGCAGTTCGGCCAGGAGAACGGCATCACCGTGGCGGTGCAGATCGTCACCGACGCCCGCCAGCAGTTCAAGGACGCCACCAAGGTCGGCAAGGGTCCCGACGTGCTGGTCGGCGCGCATGACTGGCTGGGCGAGCTCGTACAGAACGGCACCGTCGCGCCGGTCAACCTCGCGGCCGCCGACCAGGCGAAGTTCGCACCTCAGGCGATCGCCGCGGCGAAGTACAACGGCCAGCTGTACGGCGCCCCGTACGCCGTCGAGAACATCGGCCTCATTCGCAACACCGCGCTCGCGCCCACCGCGCCCAAGACCCTCGATGACCTGCTCACCACCGGCAAGTCGCTGGTCGCCAGCAAGAAGGCGACCAACATCCTCGCGCAGCAGATCGGCAAGAAGGGCGACGCGTACAACGCCTACCCCTACCTGTCGGCGTACGGCGGCGGCATCTTCGGCACGAAGGCCAACGGTGACTACGACCCGGCCAAGGTGATCGTCAACAGCGCCGCGACCGTCAAGGGTGGCGACGCGCTCGCCAAGATGGGTCAGGCCAAGGCGCTCTCGACCAACATCGACGACAAGAACGTCGACACGCTGTTCGGCGCCAAGAAGACGCCCTACATGATCAGCGGCCCCTGGGCGATCGACAAGATCAAGAAGGCCGGCATCAAGTACGCCATCGATCCGCTGCCCAGCGTGGTCGGCGGAGGCGCGATGAAGCCGTTCCTCGGTGTGCAGATGTTCTACGTCTCGGCCAAGGCCAAGAACGCCGCGTTCGCGCAGGAGTTCGTCACCAAGTACGTCCCGCGCGAGGACGTGCAGGTGGCGCTCTTCACCGCCGGCAACCGGCCGCCCGCTCTGACGGCGGCGTACAACAAGGTCGCCGCGACCAACCCGGACGTGAAGGCGTGGTTCGAGGCGGGCAAGGAGGGCAAGCCGATGCCCAACATCCCGGCCATGAACTCGGTCTGGGAGCCGCTCGGCCTCGCGACCGCGGACGTCATCTCCGGCAAGGCGCAGCCCCAGGCCCGCTTCGACGCGGCCCAGAAGGAGATCGTCGCCAACATCGCCAAGGGCTGA
- a CDS encoding ABC transporter permease subunit, whose translation MSTSSTESTLGPVKTPIWAIALKWLTIGAAIALAFYVATRLADDGHWLAVSMVAMVAIAILAIYGTRRAVPLKYLLPGLLLCLGFQVWPIAYTVMTSFTNYGDGHLVSKQDATEQNIAYSVREVTGAPRYQLSVAVKAGDPITTGDPHYLLTAPDKKTYDGTATGLEPLDPKGLVRLGAGRITQAPGFTVLTPRQVNARSDLTKFAVPTDDGGGIKAVGLSEAFEGKPTLVWDKGANTLTDSATKPKRVYVAKNAQWVPQNGQGEALPVGWKENVGLDNLNEVATNSTIRTGFLKIFAWNIVFAILSVATTFILGMLIALLFNDRRLKGRSVFRSLLILPYAIPSFVTALVWASMFNQDFGLINDLTGLNIDWLGNAWAAKAAILITNLWLGFPYFFIVCTGALQSIPADVMEAAKVDGASPWRTLRSITTPLLMVAVGPLLIASFAFNFNNFGLIYLMTKGGPFVEGDATIGSTDLLITYAFRLAFSGNNPNYGLASMVSIFIFVIVALISIPAFRRTKALEEVN comes from the coding sequence ATGAGCACGTCGAGCACTGAGTCGACGCTGGGTCCGGTGAAGACCCCGATCTGGGCTATTGCCTTGAAATGGTTGACGATTGGGGCGGCGATCGCCCTCGCGTTCTATGTCGCGACCCGCCTCGCCGATGACGGCCACTGGCTCGCGGTCAGCATGGTCGCGATGGTCGCCATCGCGATCCTCGCGATCTACGGCACGCGCCGAGCTGTCCCGTTGAAGTACCTGTTGCCCGGGCTGCTGCTGTGCCTCGGGTTCCAGGTCTGGCCGATCGCGTACACGGTGATGACGTCGTTCACCAACTACGGCGACGGCCACCTGGTCAGCAAGCAGGACGCGACTGAGCAGAACATCGCCTACTCCGTGCGTGAGGTGACCGGCGCGCCCCGCTACCAGCTCTCGGTCGCGGTCAAGGCCGGTGATCCGATCACCACGGGCGATCCGCACTACCTGCTGACGGCGCCGGACAAGAAGACGTACGACGGCACTGCCACCGGTCTCGAGCCGCTGGATCCAAAAGGCTTGGTACGCCTGGGAGCTGGGCGCATCACGCAAGCGCCCGGGTTCACCGTGCTGACGCCGAGGCAGGTCAACGCCCGTTCGGACCTGACGAAGTTCGCGGTGCCCACGGACGACGGCGGCGGTATCAAGGCGGTCGGCCTGTCCGAGGCGTTCGAGGGCAAGCCGACCCTGGTCTGGGACAAGGGAGCCAACACACTGACCGACTCCGCGACCAAGCCCAAGCGGGTCTACGTCGCGAAGAACGCCCAGTGGGTCCCGCAGAACGGCCAGGGTGAGGCGCTGCCGGTCGGGTGGAAGGAGAACGTCGGGCTCGACAACCTCAATGAGGTCGCGACCAACAGCACGATCCGCACCGGCTTCCTGAAGATCTTCGCCTGGAACATCGTCTTCGCGATCTTGTCGGTCGCCACGACGTTCATCCTCGGCATGCTGATTGCGTTGCTGTTCAACGACCGTCGGCTCAAGGGGCGCAGCGTCTTCCGCTCGCTGCTGATCCTCCCGTACGCGATCCCCAGCTTTGTGACCGCGCTCGTCTGGGCATCGATGTTCAACCAGGACTTCGGGCTGATCAACGATCTGACCGGTCTCAACATCGACTGGCTCGGCAACGCGTGGGCGGCCAAGGCGGCGATCCTGATCACCAACCTGTGGCTCGGCTTCCCTTACTTCTTCATCGTGTGCACCGGTGCGCTGCAGTCGATCCCGGCGGATGTGATGGAGGCGGCGAAGGTTGACGGCGCGTCGCCATGGCGCACGCTCCGCTCCATCACGACACCGCTGCTGATGGTCGCGGTCGGCCCATTGCTGATCGCGTCGTTCGCCTTCAACTTCAACAACTTCGGGCTGATCTACCTGATGACCAAGGGCGGCCCGTTCGTCGAGGGTGACGCCACGATCGGCTCGACGGACCTGCTGATCACCTATGCGTTCCGGTTGGCGTTCAGTGGCAACAACCCGAACTACGGTCTCGCGTCGATGGTCTCGATCTTCATCTTCGTGATCGTGGCGCTGATCAGCATCCCCGCCTTCCGGCGTACGAAGGCCCTCGAGGAGGTCAACTGA